The Coffea arabica cultivar ET-39 chromosome 8e, Coffea Arabica ET-39 HiFi, whole genome shotgun sequence genome window below encodes:
- the LOC140013074 gene encoding probable LRR receptor-like serine/threonine-protein kinase At1g14390, translating into MEVFRIGYSFLLSLFLLLLVHAPSAQLVPAETRILYQVQQFLEYPDVLKGWNNWTNFCSLPQSPSLVILCSGNHITELTIVGNKSSPSKVPKPSAANFSIPHRTLSQGFSIDSFFTVITKLSNLKRLSLVSLGIWGPLPAKVDRLDSLEVLNISSNFIQGGIPPEIATFKNLKSLVLADNLLNGSIPDPKGLSQLEELDISNNPLGPKFPSLGNNLVRINLRSMALRSQIPPDFIKFNRLQILDISSNKFQGPIPSFLFSLPSIESINLAKNQLSGELPASVSCHENLTFVDVSNNLLIGMLPSCLGSNSKKRKVIDSFNCLSKNTSAKYQRPYSFCHKEALAVQPPTRKQKERTTVKLGLVLGVIVAVVAIIAVLGVLVLVVYRRLERNRAKEYKCESFVFDKNAAHTSPVVHGRHVPRTMRIVSLNLPPYHVFTLEEIEDATDNFDAANLVAEVSQAQIYRGWVRDGSAVLVRCLKLKRKYSPQSLQQHMEVISRLRHRHLVSVLGHCIVTYQDHPNTPSKVIIVLENVANGSLRDHLTDWRKREILKWPQRISIMMSIAKGIQYLHTSGVIGNDLKIENILLDESLSAKISSYNVSLPSKVGSESPLNGQDSPLSSSENTDKDDIYQLGVILLEVITGRPIISPSDIDDLKLQLEICLAESPSKLKDLTDLSIRGTFAYESLKTVAQITISCLNKESSSRPSIEDILWHMQYSVQVQEGWNTSSGNLATKL; encoded by the exons ATGGAGGTTTTTCGTATTGGGTACAGTTTCTTGCTGTCTTTGTTCCTACTCCTGCTTGTTCATGCTCCTAGTGCACAGCTAGTTCCTGCAGAAACAAGAATCCTTTACCAAGTTCAACAATTTCTTGAATATCCAGACGTTCTTAAAGGATGGAATAACTGGACAAACTTTTGTTCTCTCCCTCAGTCACCTTCTTTAGTCATCTTGTGCTCAGGTAATCACATTACTGAGTTAACTATTGTTGGAAATAAAAGCAGCCCTTCAAAGGTTCCAAAACCATCTGCTGCAAACTTTTCCATACCTCACAGAACTCTGTCCCAGGGATTTTCAATTGATTCATTCTTTACAGTCATAACTAAGCTTTCCAATCTGAAAAGGCTGTCATTAGTATCCCTGGGAATATGGGGACCATTACCTGCCAAGGTTGATAGGCTTGATTCTCTGGAGGTGCTAAACATTAGTTCCAACTTCATTCAGGGTGGCATCCCCCCAGAGATTGCCACTTTCAAGAACCTGAAAAGTCTTGTTTTGGCTGATAATCTGTTAAATGGAAGTATTCCAGATCCGAAAGGCCTATCACAGCTTGAAGAGCTGGATATCAGTAACAATCCTCTTGGACCTAAGTTTCCTTCTTTAGGCAACAACCTGGTACGTATCAATCTTAGGAGCATGGCTTTGAGATCTCAAATTCCTCCAGATTTCATTAAGTTTAATCGTCTTCAAATACTTGATATCTCATCTAATAAATTTCAAGGACCAATTCCTTCATTCCTGTTTTCTTTGCCATCAATTGAATCCATAAATCTTGCCAAAAATCAGCTAAGTGGTGAACTTCCAGCAAGCGTATCCTGCCACGAGAACCTGACCTTCGTTGATGTGTCAAATAACCTTTTAATAGGAATGTTACCTTCTTGCCTTGGATCAAATTCCAAAAAGAGGAAAGTCATTGATTCATTTAATTGCTTGTCAAAAAATACAAGTGCCAAGTATCAACGGCCATACTCATTCTGCCATAAAGAAGCTCTAGCAGTTCAGCCTCCTactagaaaacaaaaagagcGAACCACTGTCAAGCTTGGCCTTGTACTAGGTGTCATTGTGGCTGTTGTTGCAATCATTGCTGTACTTGGCGTTTTGGTCCTGGTCGTGTACAGGAGATTGGAGCGGAATAGAGCCAAAGAATACAAATGCGAGAGCTTTGTTTTTGACAAGAACGCTGCTCATACCTCTCCGGTTGTTCATGGAA GGCATGTGCCACGCACAATGAGAATAGTATCATTAAATCTTCCACCGTATCATGTTTTCACATTGGAGGAGATTGAAGATGCGACAGATAACTTTGACGCTGCCAACCTGGTTGCCGAAGTCTCTCAGGCTCAG ATCTACAGAGGTTGGGTGAGAGATGGCTCAGCTGTCCTGGTAAGATGTTTGAAGCTAAAGCGGAAGTACTCTCCTCAAAGCCTGCAGCAGCACATGGAAGTTATTTCAAGACTCAGACACAGGCATCTAGTTAGTGTTCTTGGACACTGTATTGTCACATACCAGGACCATCCCAACACACCAAGCAAGGTCATCATTGTGCTCGAAAATGTGGCTAATGGGTCACTAAGGGATCACTTAACTG ACTGGAGAAAGAGGGAAATTCTTAAATGGCCACAAAGAATCTCGATTATGATGAGTATTGCAAAGGGAATTCAGTACCTACACACCTCTGGTGTTATTGGGAATGATCTAAAGATTGAAAACATATTGTTGGATGAGAGCCTATCTGCAAAAATAAGCAGCTATAACGTGTCCTTGCCATCAAAG GTGGGTTCCGAAAGCCCTCTGAATGGACAAGATAGCCCCTTATCTAGCAGCGAAAACACGGACAAAGACGACATTTATCAGCTGGGAGTTATATTGCTTGAAGTTATTACTGGTCGACCAATCATTTCTCCAAGCGATATAGATGACCTAAAACTTCAG TTGGAAATTTGTTTAGCAGAATCACCATCGAAACTCAAAGATTTGACTGACCTCTCCATTAGAGGAACATTTGCatatgaatcactaaaaacggTAGCTCAGATCACCATAAGTTGTTTAAACAAAGAATCAAGCTCGCGTCCGTCAATAGAAGACATTCTTTGGCACATGCAGTATTcagttcaagttcaagaaggATGGAATACTAGCAGTGGAAATCTAGCCACAAAACTCTAG